The following is a genomic window from Acetobacteroides hydrogenigenes.
GAAGCGCAGCATCTCCCAACGATTCCATCTTCTTTGCCATTCAGGGCATTCACCACGATGGGCATAAGTTTATTGCAGATCTTTACCAAAAGGGTATCCGCAGCTTTGTGGCCGTACAGAAGGCGCTCCCCGACTTCAGCAAGTTTGCCGATGCCAACTTCATCTTTGTCGAAAATACGCTAGATGCTCTGCAGTCGCTAGCCGCTTTCCACCGTAGGCGCTTTAGCTACCCCGTGGTAGGCATTACCGGCAGTAACGGCAAAACGGTGGTAAAGGAGTGGGCCACGCAGCTAATGCATGGCGAGAAGAAGGTTGTACGCAGCCCGCGCAGCTACAACTCGCAGGTAGGCGTTCCGCTCTCGGTATGGCTTATGAGCCCCGAAAACGATGTGGCCATCTTCGAGGCAGGCATATCCAAACCCTCCGAGATGCACCGCCTTGAGCATATACTGATTCCTGACATCGGCATCATCACCAACATCGGCGCTGCACATCAGGAGAACTTCAACACGCTACGGCAGAAGCTCCAGGAAAAGATGATCCTCTTCGAGCACTCTAAGGTAATTATCTACCAAATCGACAATAGCCTTATCAACGAGGAGGTGCACAACATTCCACTAAAAGGAAAGCAGCTATTCACCTGGGGAACATCAAAGGATGCGTCGCTCACCATTTTAAAGAAGGAGGTTGCAGCGCATACAATGCTAACTCTTAGCTACGCGCAAGAGACCTTCACTGCAGAAATACCTTTTACCGATGACGCCTCGGTGGAAAATGCCATGCACAGCATCTCGCTGCTGCTCGTTCTTGGCTTTACTCCAGAGTTAATCGAGGAACGCGTAAAGAAGCTCATTCCTGTAGCCATGCGCCTCGAGCAAAAGGAGGGTATAAACAACTGTACCATCATCAACGACAGCTACAACTCCGACATCAGCTCGCTAACCATCGCGCTAAACCTGCTCAACAACCAGAAGTTTAGCAAGCGAACGCTTATACTTTCGGATATCTTCCAGAGCGGCAAGAGCAACCAGGAACTCTACAGCGAGGTAGCTAGGCTGGTTAAAGAAAAGCAGGTTGACAAGATCATCGGCATCGGGACCGCCATTAGCGCAAACGAGGCGCAATTTACGGGTATTGAGAAGCGCTTCTTCACCAGCACCGACGATTTTCTGCACTCCTACCACAAGGAGGATTTTGCCAACGAGGCGATCCTTTTAAAAGGAAGCCGTAGCTTCCAGTTCGAGCGCATATCGCGCCAGCTCGAGCGCCAAATTCACCAAACAGTACTAGAGATCAACCTCAATGCGCTGGTGAATAACCTTAACTACTTCCGCTCGCTGGTTAAGCCTACCACCAAGTTTGTGGCTATGGTTAAGGCATTCTCGTACGGCAGCGGCTTCTACGAGATTGCCAGCATGCTACAGTACCAACGGGTCGATTACCTTGCCGTAGCCTTTGCCGACGAGGGTGTGGAGCTACGCGAGGCGGGCATCACCATGCCAATCATCGTGCTTAACGCCGAACCCGGCTCGTTCGACCTCATGATTAGCTATAACCTAGAGCCTGAGATATACAGCAAAACTGCCCTCACCCGCTTTAGGGATGCAGCTGTCAGGGCTGGCGTAACCTGCTACCCAATCCACGTAAAGCTCGACACCGGAATGCACCGATTGGGCTTCATCGAAGAAGACATCGACGAGCTAATTGCCTTCCTAAAGGATGACGAGCAGCTTAAGATATCGAGCATCTTCTCGCACCTTGCCGCAAGCGACGAGGCTATTCACGATGACTTCACCAACCAGCAGATTTCCCTCTTTAGCCGGCTCTCATCTCGAATAATCGATAAGCTGGGGTACCATATCAACCGCCATATCCTCAACTCGGCAGGTATAGAACGATTCCCAAGCGCAGAGTTCGATATGGTACGATTAGGGATTGGACTTTACGGAGTAAGTGCAGCCAACCAGCCAAAGCTCGAAATGGTAAGCACCCTACGCTCTACAATTGTTCAAACTAAGGACATCCCCCCACACGAATCGGTAGGTTACGGACGAAAGGGCAAAGTGGAAACGCCCAAGCGCATTGCCACCATTCCAATTGGATACGCTGATGGCTTAAACAGAAGGCTCAGCAACGGTGTCGGAAAGATAATGGTGAAAGGGAAGCTGGCTCCAATTATCGGTAATATCTGCATGGACACCTGCATGATCGACATTACAGATATTGACGCTCACGAAGGAGATGAGGTCACTATTTTCGGAGAGAATCCAACTATAATGGATATAGCATCGTGGATAGGAACCATCCCCTACGAAATACTCACAGGAATATCAAGGCGCGTTAAGCGCATCTACATTCAGGAATAAAAATAAAGAGGCCTCCTTAAGGAGGCCTCTTTATTTTTTATCCTAAATCGCTAATTCGTTCCAGCTTTTTCAAATCCAGAATCTTTATCCGACGCCCATCGAGATGGATGATATCCTCGGCAGCAAAGCTAGATAAGGTTCGGATGGCATTTGAAGTTGTCATATTCGAGAGACTCGCCAAATCTTCACGCGAAAGGTAAACCTTAAGCGTACCTCCGTCATCCTCGAATCCATACGTCTGCTTCAGGAACACCAACGACTCGGCAAGGCGACCACGAATATGTTTCTGAGTCAACGTAACCGTTCGATTGTTAGAGAAGCCCAACTCCGAAGCAACTACCTTAAGCAGCGCAAGCGTCAGTTCGATATTCGAACGCATAATCTTGTAAAGCGTAACCTTGTCGATAACGCAAATCACGCTTTCCTCGATGGCCTGAACAGAGGAGATATAGTTTTCGTCGGCAAAAAGCGCACGATAACCAATCATGCTATATGGCTTTGCCATTCGGATAATTTGCTCACGCCCTCCAACGCCTTCCTTAAAGAGCTTTACCTTTCCAGCAACCAAAACAATGAGACCCGTAGGCTTATCACCCTCCTTAAAAATAAGCTCGCTCTTCTTGAAGCGATGCCAAGTCGTATGGGCCTTTATCTCCTCCTTGTCTTCATCAGAAAGATGGGTAAAAACGCCATAGACATTCTCGAT
Proteins encoded in this region:
- a CDS encoding bifunctional UDP-N-acetylmuramoyl-tripeptide:D-alanyl-D-alanine ligase/alanine racemase; this translates as MQNYTLKDIALAVSGKLMGNPDVSVSHLIIDSRSAASPNDSIFFAIQGIHHDGHKFIADLYQKGIRSFVAVQKALPDFSKFADANFIFVENTLDALQSLAAFHRRRFSYPVVGITGSNGKTVVKEWATQLMHGEKKVVRSPRSYNSQVGVPLSVWLMSPENDVAIFEAGISKPSEMHRLEHILIPDIGIITNIGAAHQENFNTLRQKLQEKMILFEHSKVIIYQIDNSLINEEVHNIPLKGKQLFTWGTSKDASLTILKKEVAAHTMLTLSYAQETFTAEIPFTDDASVENAMHSISLLLVLGFTPELIEERVKKLIPVAMRLEQKEGINNCTIINDSYNSDISSLTIALNLLNNQKFSKRTLILSDIFQSGKSNQELYSEVARLVKEKQVDKIIGIGTAISANEAQFTGIEKRFFTSTDDFLHSYHKEDFANEAILLKGSRSFQFERISRQLERQIHQTVLEINLNALVNNLNYFRSLVKPTTKFVAMVKAFSYGSGFYEIASMLQYQRVDYLAVAFADEGVELREAGITMPIIVLNAEPGSFDLMISYNLEPEIYSKTALTRFRDAAVRAGVTCYPIHVKLDTGMHRLGFIEEDIDELIAFLKDDEQLKISSIFSHLAASDEAIHDDFTNQQISLFSRLSSRIIDKLGYHINRHILNSAGIERFPSAEFDMVRLGIGLYGVSAANQPKLEMVSTLRSTIVQTKDIPPHESVGYGRKGKVETPKRIATIPIGYADGLNRRLSNGVGKIMVKGKLAPIIGNICMDTCMIDITDIDAHEGDEVTIFGENPTIMDIASWIGTIPYEILTGISRRVKRIYIQE
- a CDS encoding Crp/Fnr family transcriptional regulator — protein: MRHHEIDPSAYIENVYGVFTHLSDEDKEEIKAHTTWHRFKKSELIFKEGDKPTGLIVLVAGKVKLFKEGVGGREQIIRMAKPYSMIGYRALFADENYISSVQAIEESVICVIDKVTLYKIMRSNIELTLALLKVVASELGFSNNRTVTLTQKHIRGRLAESLVFLKQTYGFEDDGGTLKVYLSREDLASLSNMTTSNAIRTLSSFAAEDIIHLDGRRIKILDLKKLERISDLG